In one Denitratisoma sp. genomic region, the following are encoded:
- a CDS encoding penicillin-binding protein 1A, which translates to MPTALRWIAYPVLFLAGLALIGIALLAIIVVLAYPQLPSLEVLTDYQPKIPLRIYTADGHLIGEFGEERRALVRFQDVPDIMKQAILAAEDERFYQHPGVDTIGVLRAAYANFTSGGKRQGASTITMQVARNFFLSSEKTLSRKVYEALLAFKIESNLSKDEIFELYINQIYLGQRAYGFAAAAQIYYGKSLKSISLAEAAMLAGLPKAPSSFNPVANPKRAKLRQLYVLRRMHELNFINDAQLAQAQKQDLHIKRDVNEFAVRADHVAEMARQMAYERFQEEAYTRGLRVVTTILKADQEAAYASLRRGVLDYDRRHGYRGAKGYVDLGQSGTALDEALEEALQDEVDSDDIYAAVILEAGQKLVKAYRRGGETVQITGEGLKFAQRMLDEKAPANKRLRRGAIIHVQKDTKNNSWQIVQLPEVEAAFVAASPVDGAIRALVGGFDFNRNKFNHVTQAWRQPGSSFKPFIYSASLEKGFTPASIIEDAPLIVSAAETGSQEWEPKNYDGKFEGPMTMRTGLAKSKNLVSIRILKSIGTQYAQDYVTRFGFDADKHPPYLTMALGAGSVTPWQQLTGYAVFANGGYRIQPYIVKQILDDRGNVLAEAQPVAAGDESLRVIDPRNAFLMDSMMHDVVRRGTATRALQLKRGDLAGKTGTTNDFVDAWFCGYQPAIVGVAWIGFDQPKKLGNGETGGSAALPIWIGYMDKALKNVPETFMPTPPGLITVTIPAGGAGETAGKGSELIYKESLPPAPPESGESGGTPNFFNPPMNTSG; encoded by the coding sequence TTGCCCACCGCCCTGCGCTGGATCGCCTATCCGGTTCTCTTTCTGGCAGGCCTTGCCCTCATAGGCATCGCCTTGCTGGCAATCATCGTCGTGCTGGCCTACCCTCAGTTGCCCTCGCTCGAGGTGCTGACCGACTACCAGCCGAAAATTCCGCTGCGCATCTATACCGCAGACGGCCATTTGATAGGCGAGTTCGGCGAGGAGCGGCGAGCCCTGGTGCGCTTCCAGGACGTGCCGGACATCATGAAGCAGGCCATCCTGGCAGCAGAAGACGAGCGCTTCTACCAGCATCCCGGCGTAGATACGATTGGCGTACTGCGCGCCGCCTATGCCAATTTCACCAGCGGCGGCAAGCGGCAGGGTGCCAGCACCATCACCATGCAGGTGGCACGGAATTTCTTCCTGTCGAGCGAAAAGACCCTCTCGCGCAAGGTCTATGAGGCGCTGCTCGCCTTCAAGATCGAGAGCAACCTGTCCAAGGACGAGATCTTCGAGCTCTATATCAATCAGATCTACCTCGGGCAGCGCGCCTACGGTTTCGCCGCGGCTGCGCAGATCTATTATGGCAAGTCGCTGAAGAGCATCAGCCTGGCGGAGGCTGCCATGCTGGCGGGGCTGCCGAAAGCCCCCTCCAGCTTCAACCCGGTGGCCAATCCGAAGCGGGCCAAGCTGCGCCAGCTGTACGTCCTGCGCCGGATGCATGAACTGAATTTCATCAATGACGCACAATTGGCCCAGGCGCAGAAACAGGATCTCCACATCAAGCGCGACGTCAATGAGTTCGCCGTAAGGGCGGACCACGTCGCCGAAATGGCCCGGCAGATGGCCTACGAGCGCTTTCAGGAGGAGGCTTATACGCGCGGTCTGCGCGTCGTCACCACCATTCTCAAGGCGGACCAGGAGGCGGCTTATGCCAGCCTGAGACGCGGTGTGCTCGATTACGATAGGCGGCACGGCTATCGGGGCGCAAAGGGTTACGTCGATCTTGGGCAGTCGGGCACGGCCCTGGACGAGGCACTGGAAGAGGCGCTGCAAGATGAAGTCGATTCCGACGACATTTATGCTGCGGTGATTCTCGAGGCCGGACAGAAACTGGTGAAGGCCTACCGGCGCGGCGGCGAAACGGTTCAAATTACCGGCGAAGGCCTCAAGTTTGCCCAGCGCATGCTTGACGAAAAGGCGCCCGCCAACAAGCGCCTGCGCCGGGGCGCCATCATCCATGTGCAAAAGGACACCAAAAACAACAGCTGGCAGATCGTGCAACTGCCGGAGGTCGAAGCCGCCTTCGTCGCCGCCAGCCCCGTGGACGGCGCCATCCGTGCTCTCGTGGGCGGATTCGACTTCAACCGCAACAAATTCAACCACGTTACCCAGGCCTGGCGCCAGCCGGGTTCCAGCTTCAAACCCTTCATCTATTCCGCTTCGCTGGAGAAGGGCTTCACGCCGGCCAGCATCATCGAGGACGCGCCGCTGATCGTTTCCGCTGCCGAAACCGGCAGCCAGGAGTGGGAACCGAAGAACTACGACGGCAAGTTCGAAGGGCCGATGACCATGCGCACGGGCCTGGCGAAATCGAAGAACCTGGTCTCCATCCGCATCCTCAAGTCGATCGGCACGCAGTACGCGCAGGACTACGTCACCCGCTTCGGCTTCGATGCCGACAAGCACCCTCCCTATCTCACCATGGCCCTGGGTGCCGGCTCAGTGACGCCCTGGCAGCAACTGACCGGCTATGCCGTCTTCGCCAACGGCGGCTATCGCATCCAGCCCTACATCGTGAAGCAGATACTCGATGATAGGGGCAATGTGCTGGCCGAGGCCCAGCCTGTCGCGGCCGGCGACGAGAGCCTGCGCGTCATCGATCCGCGCAACGCGTTCCTGATGGACAGCATGATGCATGATGTGGTCCGCCGCGGTACGGCAACACGCGCGCTGCAACTCAAGCGCGGCGACCTGGCCGGCAAGACGGGCACCACCAACGACTTCGTCGATGCCTGGTTCTGCGGCTACCAGCCCGCCATCGTCGGCGTCGCCTGGATCGGCTTCGACCAGCCGAAGAAGCTGGGCAACGGGGAAACGGGCGGTTCCGCCGCCCTGCCGATCTGGATCGGCTATATGGACAAGGCCCTGAAGAATGTGCCGGAAACCTTCATGCCAACCCCGCCGGGACTGATCACTGTCACGATTCCGGCGGGCGGCGCAGGAGAAACCGCCGGCAAGGGTTCGGAATTGATCTATAAGGAAAGCCTGCCACCGGCCCCACCTGAAAGCGGCGAGTCCGGCGGAACGCCAAATTTCTTCAACCCTCCAATGAACACATCGGGCTAA
- the cyaY gene encoding iron donor protein CyaY, translated as MEETEFNTLAGATLERIEQALDACAADIDYELQPGGVLELEFGDGSKIIINRHAAAREIWVAARSGGFHFRHENGRWIGTRDGAELFACLERLVSEQAGEPVSLSG; from the coding sequence ATGGAAGAAACCGAGTTCAACACCCTGGCCGGGGCGACGCTGGAAAGGATCGAGCAGGCGCTGGACGCCTGTGCGGCCGACATCGACTATGAGTTGCAGCCTGGCGGCGTACTGGAGTTGGAGTTCGGCGATGGCAGCAAGATCATCATCAATCGTCATGCGGCCGCACGCGAGATCTGGGTGGCGGCACGCTCTGGCGGCTTCCATTTTCGCCATGAGAATGGCCGCTGGATCGGCACGCGCGACGGAGCGGAACTTTTTGCTTGCCTCGAGCGCTTGGTTTCCGAGCAAGCGGGAGAACCCGTCTCCCTGTCAGGTTAG
- the lysA gene encoding diaminopimelate decarboxylase has product MSHFAYRDGMLHAEDVPLPQIAAAHGTPCYVYSRAALLSRFEEFRQALAGRDALLCYAVKANSNLAILNLFARAGAGFDIVSGGELARVIAAGGDPARVVFSGVGKTQDEMLQALAAGIFCFNVESSAELDRLDAVAGQAGKRASIALRVNPDVDPKTHPYISTGLRSNKFGVAYAEALGLYRRARALPNVDIAGIACHIGSQLLDPAPAAEAAGKILVLADRLAAEGIVLRHLDLGGGIGIRYRDESPLSVAGYLAPILAQLAGRKEKILFEPGRALVGNAGVLLTRIEHLKHGEEKNFAIVDAAMNDLMRPALYDAWHDILPVRQAAGATAEYEVVGPVCESGDFLGHARALAVTEGDLLSVMSAGAYGMAMSSNYNTRPRAAEVIVDGSQTYLVRERERIEQLFAGERVLP; this is encoded by the coding sequence ATGAGCCATTTCGCCTACCGTGACGGCATGCTCCATGCCGAGGACGTACCGTTGCCGCAGATTGCCGCCGCCCACGGCACGCCCTGCTATGTCTATTCGCGCGCCGCGCTGCTGTCGCGCTTCGAGGAGTTCCGCCAGGCCCTGGCCGGGCGGGACGCCCTGCTTTGCTATGCCGTCAAGGCCAATTCGAATCTGGCCATCCTGAATCTGTTCGCCCGCGCCGGCGCCGGCTTCGACATCGTTTCAGGCGGGGAACTGGCGCGCGTCATCGCCGCCGGCGGCGATCCGGCCAGAGTGGTTTTTTCCGGCGTCGGCAAGACGCAAGACGAAATGCTTCAGGCCCTGGCGGCCGGCATCTTCTGTTTCAACGTCGAATCCTCAGCGGAACTGGATCGGCTCGACGCAGTCGCCGGCCAGGCCGGCAAGAGGGCGTCGATTGCCCTGCGCGTGAACCCCGACGTCGACCCGAAGACGCACCCCTACATTTCCACCGGCCTGCGCAGCAACAAGTTCGGCGTCGCCTATGCCGAAGCACTCGGTCTGTACCGCCGCGCCCGCGCCCTGCCGAACGTCGACATCGCCGGGATTGCCTGCCACATCGGCTCGCAACTGCTCGATCCGGCGCCGGCCGCCGAGGCGGCGGGAAAGATACTCGTCCTCGCCGACCGGCTGGCCGCCGAAGGCATCGTCCTGCGCCACCTGGACCTCGGCGGCGGCATCGGCATCCGCTATCGCGACGAGTCGCCGCTGTCCGTCGCCGGCTATCTGGCGCCGATCCTGGCGCAACTGGCCGGGCGCAAGGAAAAAATCCTGTTCGAGCCCGGCCGCGCCCTCGTCGGCAATGCCGGCGTCCTGCTCACCCGCATCGAACACCTCAAACACGGCGAGGAAAAAAACTTCGCCATCGTCGACGCCGCCATGAACGACCTGATGCGGCCGGCGCTCTACGATGCCTGGCACGACATCCTGCCCGTGCGGCAGGCTGCCGGGGCAACGGCGGAATACGAGGTGGTCGGGCCGGTGTGCGAGTCGGGCGACTTTCTCGGCCACGCCCGCGCGCTGGCGGTGACCGAGGGGGACCTGCTGTCCGTGATGTCGGCCGGCGCCTATGGCATGGCGATGAGCTCGAACTACAACACGAGACCGCGCGCCGCGGAGGTGATCGTCGACGGAAGCCAAACCTACCTCGTGCGCGAACGCGAGCGGATCGAGCAACTTTTCGCCGGCGAGCGTGTCCTTCCTTGA
- a CDS encoding efflux RND transporter periplasmic adaptor subunit, whose protein sequence is MHRSRLAVLAAALALAACQKAEEKKPSGPPPALITVTQARAGAMEITEETLGTLEAVIDPKIGAEVAGKVVQVLAGAGKAVRKGELLAVIDDTDFAIQNRADEADHKRTEALLAQQERVVERQQQLVQKGFISQNAADDARAQRDALREQLAAARARGDMSRRSRGKARVVAPFDGVVEAQVASIGDYVKVGDPLFQLVSSQKLRAHLPFPESIAARLRKGQVAILTSPQQTGREIRSVVSDIKPSVSESGRAIDVIVDVDNPGEFRPGGTVNAAVVVDSRENVVQVPEQSIVLRPAGKVVYAIADGKAVQQVVEAGARRAGMVEVLKGLQAGTTVALDGAGFLTHDARVTVQERDKPATGKPAESQSPQHAATAQATADAKK, encoded by the coding sequence ATGCATAGAAGCCGTCTTGCCGTTCTGGCCGCCGCCCTCGCGCTTGCGGCCTGCCAGAAAGCCGAGGAAAAGAAACCCTCCGGCCCGCCGCCCGCCCTGATCACCGTCACCCAGGCCAGGGCCGGCGCGATGGAAATCACCGAGGAGACGCTCGGCACCCTGGAAGCGGTCATCGACCCGAAGATCGGCGCCGAAGTGGCGGGCAAGGTCGTCCAGGTGCTTGCCGGCGCCGGCAAGGCCGTCAGGAAGGGCGAGTTGCTGGCGGTCATCGACGACACCGATTTCGCCATCCAGAATCGCGCCGACGAAGCCGACCACAAGCGCACCGAAGCGCTTCTGGCGCAACAGGAGCGCGTCGTCGAGCGGCAGCAGCAGCTCGTCCAGAAGGGCTTCATCTCGCAGAATGCCGCCGACGATGCCCGCGCCCAGCGCGACGCCCTGCGCGAGCAGCTCGCCGCCGCCCGCGCCCGCGGCGACATGAGCCGGCGCAGCCGGGGCAAGGCGCGTGTCGTCGCGCCCTTCGACGGCGTGGTCGAGGCGCAGGTCGCCTCGATCGGCGATTACGTCAAGGTCGGCGACCCGCTGTTCCAGCTGGTCTCCAGCCAGAAGCTGCGCGCCCACCTGCCCTTTCCCGAGTCGATTGCGGCGAGACTGAGAAAAGGGCAGGTTGCGATCCTCACTTCGCCGCAGCAAACCGGCCGTGAAATCCGCAGCGTCGTCAGCGACATCAAGCCCAGCGTTTCCGAATCCGGCCGGGCGATCGACGTCATTGTCGACGTCGACAACCCCGGGGAATTCCGCCCGGGCGGCACGGTGAATGCAGCCGTCGTCGTCGACAGCCGCGAGAATGTCGTGCAGGTGCCCGAGCAGAGCATCGTGCTGCGGCCTGCCGGCAAGGTCGTCTACGCAATTGCGGACGGCAAGGCGGTCCAGCAGGTCGTCGAGGCCGGCGCCAGGCGCGCCGGCATGGTGGAAGTCCTCAAGGGCCTTCAGGCCGGCACCACCGTCGCGCTGGACGGCGCCGGCTTCCTGACGCATGACGCGCGGGTCACCGTGCAGGAGCGCGACAAGCCGGCCACGGGCAAGCCTGCCGAAAGTCAGTCCCCGCAGCACGCCGCCACGGCCCAGGCAACTGCCGACGCCAAGAAATGA
- a CDS encoding efflux RND transporter permease subunit produces the protein MTLPELSIKRHVLAWMLNAVLVLFGLIAYQRIGMDRFPYIEFPVISVTTTVKGANPDIVDASVTNLVESAANTVPGIEHIQSTSSPGVSQVNITFALEKDVNIAFNEVQAKLNQVLRRLPKDADPPVVAKVETNTQPIMWLALQGDRTQQQLNQYAANVVKKRLESIDGVGEVRLGGRRDRTIRVNLLPARMAAHGITAQDINEAFAKEHVQLAGGFVVGQATEALVKLDLEFHRIEDLAGMILGYKGGYPIRLADVAEVEDGLADNRQLARFNGETTVGLGIVKVANTNTVAITEAVLARLENEIRPQLPPGMRITIVSNDAVFIQEIVSSLKEHLIEGTLLASLVVWFFLRSLRSTLIIALAIPVSLMGAIAVIYFFGYTLNSLTMLALLLLIGVVVDDAIVVLENIFRHREEIDPDPIAAAVNGSREVVFAVIAATLSLVSIFAPVIFLSGIIGQFFRSFAVVVTFGVMVSLFVSLTLTPMLCSRYLKVEKSHGRIYHLLDGILGGMERFYRRLLDASLAHRWKVVGLTAMAVASSTFFFTSIGKTFTPEQDEGRFLVRLRAPLGSSIEYTDSRLRMVEAILDRHKEIVTEFALIGFGSAGQVNQGLVVVRMAPRQERRVRQQDLLPKLRKELATVPGAFVFAAPYPIVGGQRGEPLQFVLAGENLQEVGRLSRELQQRLSQVAGIGRLDTDLQLDLPQLVFQPDRARIAAAQLNSQDVALAVNMLTGGVDIAKFNDEPGDGQRYDIRVKAREGEFTQPSDLSKIWLRARDGKLVRLDSVASFGERLGPAVIGRFDLQYAATFYASPTIPLGEAVAKLREVAAEILPAGYQVKLVGQAEEFGKTQKYMAFAFSLALVLLYMVLASQFNSFLQPAIIMLAQPLAIIGGVAALWLFGQTLNIYSMIGLVLLIGLVAKNSILLVDLTNQRREGGMQVDAALRDACPTRMRPVLMTSATVILALFPAALGLGAGAETNQPLSIAVIGGMISSTLLTLVVVPAVYSLVESRRSQR, from the coding sequence ATGACGCTGCCGGAGCTTTCGATCAAGCGCCACGTCCTGGCGTGGATGCTGAATGCCGTGCTGGTGCTGTTCGGCCTCATCGCCTACCAGCGCATCGGCATGGACCGCTTTCCCTACATCGAGTTTCCCGTCATCTCGGTGACGACGACGGTGAAGGGCGCCAACCCGGACATCGTCGACGCCAGCGTCACCAACCTCGTCGAGTCGGCCGCCAACACCGTGCCGGGCATCGAGCACATCCAGTCCACCTCGTCGCCGGGCGTCTCGCAGGTGAACATCACCTTTGCGCTGGAGAAGGACGTCAACATCGCCTTCAACGAGGTGCAGGCCAAGCTCAATCAGGTGCTGCGTCGGCTGCCGAAGGACGCCGACCCGCCGGTGGTGGCCAAGGTGGAGACCAATACCCAGCCGATCATGTGGCTGGCGCTTCAGGGCGACCGCACCCAGCAGCAGCTCAACCAGTACGCCGCCAACGTCGTCAAGAAGCGTCTGGAGAGCATCGACGGTGTCGGCGAGGTGCGCCTCGGCGGGCGGCGCGACCGTACCATCCGGGTGAACCTCCTGCCCGCGCGCATGGCCGCCCACGGCATCACGGCGCAGGACATCAACGAGGCCTTTGCCAAGGAGCACGTCCAGCTCGCCGGCGGCTTCGTCGTCGGCCAGGCCACCGAGGCGCTGGTCAAGCTCGACCTGGAGTTCCACCGCATCGAGGACCTCGCCGGCATGATCCTCGGCTACAAGGGCGGCTATCCGATCCGGCTCGCCGACGTGGCCGAGGTCGAGGACGGACTCGCCGACAACCGCCAGCTCGCCCGCTTCAACGGCGAGACCACCGTCGGCCTCGGCATCGTCAAGGTGGCCAACACCAACACGGTCGCCATCACCGAGGCAGTGCTGGCACGGCTGGAGAACGAGATCCGCCCGCAGTTGCCGCCGGGCATGCGCATCACGATCGTCTCCAACGACGCCGTCTTCATCCAGGAGATCGTCAGCTCGCTGAAGGAGCACCTGATCGAGGGCACGCTGCTCGCCTCGCTGGTGGTGTGGTTCTTCCTGCGCTCGCTGCGTTCCACCCTGATCATCGCCCTGGCGATTCCCGTCTCGCTGATGGGCGCCATCGCCGTCATCTACTTTTTCGGCTACACGCTGAACTCCCTCACCATGCTGGCGCTGCTGCTGCTCATCGGCGTCGTCGTGGACGACGCGATCGTGGTGCTGGAGAACATCTTCCGCCATCGCGAGGAAATCGATCCCGACCCGATCGCCGCCGCCGTCAACGGCAGCCGCGAAGTGGTCTTCGCCGTCATCGCGGCAACGCTGTCGCTGGTGTCGATCTTCGCCCCGGTGATCTTCCTCTCCGGCATCATCGGCCAGTTCTTCCGCTCCTTCGCGGTGGTCGTCACCTTCGGCGTGATGGTGTCGCTGTTCGTCTCGCTGACGCTGACGCCGATGCTGTGCTCGCGTTACCTGAAGGTGGAGAAGTCCCACGGCCGCATCTACCACCTGCTCGACGGCATCCTCGGCGGCATGGAGCGGTTCTACCGTCGCCTGCTCGATGCCTCACTGGCCCATCGCTGGAAGGTGGTCGGGCTGACTGCGATGGCAGTCGCATCGAGCACCTTTTTCTTCACCAGCATCGGCAAGACCTTCACGCCCGAACAGGACGAGGGCCGCTTTCTGGTGCGCCTGCGCGCGCCGCTCGGCTCGAGCATCGAGTACACGGATTCGCGCCTGCGCATGGTCGAGGCCATCCTCGACCGCCACAAGGAAATCGTCACCGAGTTCGCGCTGATCGGCTTCGGTTCGGCCGGCCAGGTCAACCAGGGACTGGTCGTCGTGCGCATGGCGCCGCGCCAGGAGCGCAGGGTCCGGCAGCAGGACCTGCTGCCGAAGCTGCGCAAGGAGCTGGCCACCGTGCCGGGCGCCTTCGTCTTCGCAGCGCCCTACCCGATCGTCGGCGGCCAGCGCGGCGAACCGCTGCAGTTCGTGCTGGCCGGCGAGAACCTGCAGGAGGTGGGTCGCCTGTCGCGCGAGCTGCAGCAGCGCCTGTCGCAGGTCGCCGGCATCGGCCGGCTCGACACCGACCTGCAGCTCGACCTGCCCCAGCTGGTCTTCCAGCCCGACCGCGCACGCATCGCCGCCGCCCAGCTCAATTCGCAGGACGTGGCGCTCGCCGTCAACATGCTCACCGGCGGCGTGGACATCGCCAAGTTCAACGACGAGCCGGGCGACGGCCAGCGCTACGACATCCGCGTCAAGGCCCGCGAGGGCGAGTTCACGCAGCCGTCCGACCTGTCGAAGATCTGGCTGCGGGCCAGGGATGGCAAGCTGGTGCGCCTAGACAGCGTCGCCTCGTTCGGCGAGCGCCTCGGCCCCGCGGTGATCGGGCGTTTCGACCTGCAATACGCGGCCACCTTCTACGCCTCGCCGACCATCCCCCTCGGCGAGGCCGTCGCCAAGTTGCGGGAGGTCGCCGCCGAGATCCTGCCGGCCGGCTACCAGGTCAAGCTCGTCGGCCAGGCGGAGGAGTTCGGCAAGACGCAGAAATACATGGCCTTCGCCTTCTCGCTGGCGCTGGTGCTGCTCTACATGGTGCTCGCCAGCCAGTTCAACTCATTCCTGCAGCCGGCGATCATCATGCTGGCGCAGCCGCTCGCCATCATCGGCGGCGTGGCGGCATTGTGGCTGTTCGGCCAGACGCTCAACATCTACTCGATGATCGGCCTGGTGCTGCTGATCGGCCTGGTGGCGAAGAACTCGATTCTCCTGGTGGATCTCACCAACCAGCGCCGCGAGGGCGGCATGCAGGTGGATGCGGCCCTGCGCGATGCCTGCCCGACGCGCATGCGGCCGGTGCTGATGACCTCGGCCACCGTCATCCTCGCCCTCTTTCCCGCCGCCCTCGGCCTGGGCGCCGGCGCGGAGACCAACCAGCCGCTGTCGATCGCCGTCATCGGCGGCATGATCTCCTCGACGCTGCTGACGCTGGTGGTGGTGCCGGCGGTGTACTCCCTGGTGGAATCGCGCCGCAGTCAGCGCTGA
- a CDS encoding biopolymer transporter ExbD, with the protein MAIGSFDGRGQQGPMAEINVVPLVDVMLVLLVIFIVTAPLLTHSVKIDLPKASSSPNLTRPEHVQLGIREDGSLHWNGAVVALEELESHFSAAAMQQPQPELHIRADRLVPYERVAQVMSKAAKAGLVRIGFVTDPSQR; encoded by the coding sequence ATGGCAATCGGAAGCTTCGACGGGCGCGGCCAGCAGGGACCGATGGCGGAGATCAACGTGGTGCCGCTGGTAGACGTGATGCTGGTGCTGCTGGTGATCTTCATCGTCACGGCGCCGCTGCTCACGCACTCGGTGAAGATCGACCTGCCGAAGGCTTCCAGCAGCCCCAACCTGACGCGCCCCGAGCATGTCCAGCTCGGCATCCGCGAGGACGGCAGCCTGCATTGGAACGGCGCGGTGGTCGCGCTGGAAGAGCTTGAATCGCACTTCTCTGCAGCGGCGATGCAGCAACCGCAGCCGGAACTGCACATTCGCGCCGACCGCCTGGTGCCTTATGAACGCGTCGCGCAGGTGATGAGCAAGGCCGCCAAGGCGGGCCTGGTGCGCATCGGCTTCGTCACCGATCCATCTCAGCGCTGA
- a CDS encoding MotA/TolQ/ExbB proton channel family protein, protein MNESLGFAHFLSQTDAVGRIVLFLLLALSVASWYLILTKGLANVLAGRRAAAFLRQFWAAGSLAEVSAMLAQRPLDSAFAELAQQALGAADDNSQQGLQRLAAAGGPGEFLTRVLRNGIDQEAARVEQGLTLMASAGSAAPYVGLFGTVWGIYHALVQIGMSGQGTLDKVAGPVGEALIMTALGLAVAIPAVLAYNAFNRRNRIWLAKLDAFAHDLYALMTVGAKRNSSAGEVRALRAVAPR, encoded by the coding sequence ATGAATGAAAGCCTCGGCTTCGCCCATTTTCTTTCGCAGACCGATGCCGTCGGACGCATCGTGCTGTTCCTGCTGCTCGCCCTCTCGGTGGCGAGCTGGTACCTGATCCTGACCAAGGGGCTGGCGAATGTCCTCGCCGGCCGCCGCGCGGCGGCCTTCCTGCGGCAGTTCTGGGCCGCCGGCTCGCTCGCCGAAGTGAGCGCCATGCTGGCGCAGCGGCCGCTCGACAGCGCCTTCGCCGAGCTGGCGCAGCAGGCGCTGGGCGCCGCCGACGACAACAGCCAGCAGGGACTGCAGCGGCTCGCCGCCGCCGGCGGGCCGGGGGAGTTCCTCACGCGCGTGCTGCGCAACGGCATCGACCAGGAGGCGGCGCGCGTCGAGCAGGGCCTGACGCTGATGGCCTCGGCCGGCTCGGCGGCGCCCTACGTCGGCCTGTTCGGCACGGTGTGGGGCATCTACCATGCCCTGGTGCAAATCGGCATGAGCGGGCAGGGCACGCTGGACAAGGTGGCCGGCCCGGTCGGCGAGGCGCTGATCATGACGGCGCTCGGTCTTGCCGTGGCGATCCCGGCGGTGCTCGCCTACAACGCCTTCAACCGGCGCAACCGCATCTGGCTGGCGAAGCTGGATGCCTTCGCCCACGACCTGTATGCGCTGATGACCGTCGGCGCCAAGCGCAACAGCTCGGCGGGCGAAGTGCGCGCATTGCGCGCCGTGGCGCCGCGCTGA
- a CDS encoding energy transducer TonB translates to METIRKLGAERAAGLLFVLAAHVVALWGLWSHRILVVPDEVVTLFVDTITLPPPPPKEAPKPARLEKPRPMEKPQPQQLVAEAPANAPGDVVAPPPQPPAEAAPARPAGPVSLGTELAVACPERSAPAYPPLSRRQGEEGKVVLRVELDEQGGVAAARIVTSSGFARLDEAALSAVKTWRCNLARRDGQPVRAVALQPFKFVLQ, encoded by the coding sequence GTGGAAACGATCAGGAAACTCGGGGCGGAGCGCGCGGCGGGACTGCTGTTCGTCCTGGCCGCGCATGTCGTCGCCCTGTGGGGCCTGTGGAGCCACCGCATCCTGGTAGTGCCGGACGAGGTGGTGACGCTGTTCGTCGACACCATCACGCTGCCGCCGCCCCCGCCAAAGGAGGCGCCGAAACCGGCCCGACTGGAAAAGCCGCGGCCGATGGAGAAGCCGCAACCGCAGCAGCTGGTCGCCGAGGCGCCGGCCAACGCGCCGGGGGACGTGGTGGCGCCGCCGCCCCAGCCTCCGGCTGAGGCGGCGCCGGCGCGGCCGGCGGGACCGGTCTCGCTCGGCACCGAACTGGCCGTCGCCTGCCCGGAGCGCAGCGCGCCAGCCTACCCGCCGCTGTCGCGACGCCAGGGCGAGGAAGGCAAAGTGGTGCTGCGCGTGGAGCTCGACGAGCAGGGCGGCGTCGCCGCCGCGCGCATTGTCACTTCCAGCGGCTTTGCGCGCCTCGACGAGGCGGCGCTGTCCGCCGTGAAGACCTGGCGCTGCAACCTGGCGCGGCGCGACGGCCAGCCGGTGCGCGCGGTGGCCTTGCAACCGTTCAAGTTCGTGCTCCAGTAA